One Coregonus clupeaformis isolate EN_2021a chromosome 21, ASM2061545v1, whole genome shotgun sequence DNA window includes the following coding sequences:
- the LOC121535467 gene encoding G-protein-signaling modulator 2 isoform X1: MDSVGSLVSVQDKDQSYHVRYRMEASCLELALEGERLCKVADYSAGVSFFEAAIQVGTEDLQVLSAIYSQLGNAYFHLHDYAKALEFHHHDLTLTRTIGDQHGEAKASGNLGNTLKVLGRYDEAVVCCQRHLDIAMDLHDKVGQARALYNFGNVYHAKGKTICWSGAEPGEFPEEVMTALRKAAEYYEANLSIVKELGDRAAQGRTYGNLGNTHYLLGDFRNAVASHEQRLQIAKEFGDRSAERRAYCNLGNAYIFLGEFEVAAEHYKRTLQLARLLKDRAVEAQACYSLGNTYTLLQDYDRAIDYHLKHLIIAQDLNDRIGEGRACWSLGNAHTALGNHDQAMHFAEKHLEISKETGDRSGELTARMNVSDLQMVLGLSYSTNNSTLSENPIKDMDYNLHGARPRMGRRHSMENLELMKLNPDKINAQKWNSDILTKQSKPTLAKSSSKLFFVSRLRSKKHKAGGSSKVLQDTSNTPQTPAQGPQKRASPDMLGDEGFFDLLSRFQSNRMDDQRCSIQEKSSSDSPARAMRKSVSESAAVAGLGSGSGSRLEDGGGAGGSLPGLRVHQNKSQAVLSHLMANADNAEPDDDFFNMLVKCQGSRLDDQRCAPPPARGPTVPDEDFFSLIMRSQAKRMDEQRVTLPSASRPCSN; the protein is encoded by the exons GATGGAGGCGTCCTGCCTGGAGCTGGCCCTGGAGGGGGAGCGGCTCTGTAAGGTGGCCGACTACAGCGCGGGGGTGTCCTTCTTTGAGGCGGCCATCCAAGTTGGCACTGAGGACCTGCAAGTGCTGAGTGCTATCTATAGCCAGCTGGGCAACGCCTACTTCCACCTGCATGACTACGCCAAGGCCTTGGAGTTCCACCATCATGATCTCACCTTGACCAG GACCATCGGGGACCAGCATGGAGAGGCTAAAGCCAGTGGTAACCTAGGCAACACGCTGAAGGTGTTGGGTAGGTATGATGAGGCTGTGGTCTGCTGTCAGAGGCACTTAGATATCGCCATGGACCTGCACGACAAG GTGGGGCAGGCGAGGGCGCTGTATAACTTTGGGAACGTGTATCATGCCAAAGGCAAGACCATCTGTTGGAGCGGGGCGGAGCCTGGAGAGTTCCCTGAGGAGGTCATGACTGCACTTAGGAAAGCAGCGGAATACTACGA AGCAAACTTATCCATAGTGAAGGAGCTTGGAGATCGTGCCGCCCAGGGCCGAACATACGGTAACCTTGGCAACACACACTACCTGTTAGGAGACTTCCGGAATGCAGTGGCATCACATGAACAG CGCCTCCAGATTGCCAAGGAGTTTGGCGACCGCTCGGCAGAGAGAAGGGCCTACTGCAACCTGGGGAACGCCTATATCTTTCTGGGGGAATTTGAAGTGGCAGCCGAGCATTACAA GAGGACTCTGCAGCTGGCCAGACTGCTGAAGGACCGGGCTGTAGAGGCTCAGGCCTGTTACAGTCTGGGAAACACCTACACATTGCTCCAGGACTACGATAGGGCCATAGACTACCACCTCAAACACCTCATCATCGCACAGGACCTCAACGACAGGATTGGTGAGGGCCGGGCGTGCTGGAGTTTAGGGAACGCTCACACAGCACTGGGGAACCATGACCAGGCCATGCACTTTGCTGAGAAACACCTGGAGATCTCCAAAGAG ACTGGTGACCGGAGTGGAGAGCTGACGGCCCGTATGAACGTGTCGGACCTGCAGATGGTGCTGGGGTTGAGCTACAGCACCAACAACTCCACCCTGTCTGAGAACCCCATCAAGGACATGGACTACAACCTGCACGGAGCCAGGCCCAGGATGGGCAGACGGCACAGCATGGAAAACCTGGAGCTCATGAAACTCAACCCAGACAAGATCAAT GCTCAGAAGTGGAACAGTGACATCCTGACCAAGCAGTCTAAACCCACTCTGGCTAAGAGCTCCTCCAAGCTGTTCTTCGTCAGCCGTCTGCGTAGCAAGAAGCACAAGGCTGGGGGCTCCAGTAAAGTCCTGCAAGACACCAGTAACACCCCACAGACCCCCGCACAGGGACCACAGAAG AGGGCCAGTCCAGACATGCTCGGGGACGAGGGCTTCTTTGACCTGCTGAGTCGTTTCCAGAGCAACAGGATGGACGACCAGCGCTGTTCCATACAGGAAAAGAGCTCCTCTGACTCTCCAGCCAGAGCCATGAGGAAAT cggTGTCAGAGTCAGCGGCTGTAGCAGGCCTGGGCTCTGGGTCGGGTTCCCGATTGGAGGACGGTGGAGGTGCTGGGGGTAGTTTGCCAGGCCTTCGGGTCCACCAGAACAAAAGCCAGGCTGTTCTCAGCCACCTGATGGCCAACGCAGATAACGCTGAGCCTGACGACGACTTCTTCAACATGCTCGTCAAGTGCCAG GGTTCCCGTCTGGACGACCAGCGCTGCGCCCCTCCCCCAGCCCGTGGCCCCACCGTCCCAGACGAGGACTTCTTCAGCCTCATCATGAGGTCCCAGGCCAAACGCATGGACGAGCAGCGGGTCACCCTGCCCTCCGCATCAAGGCCCTGCTCCAACTGA
- the LOC121535467 gene encoding G-protein-signaling modulator 2 isoform X2: MEASCLELALEGERLCKVADYSAGVSFFEAAIQVGTEDLQVLSAIYSQLGNAYFHLHDYAKALEFHHHDLTLTRTIGDQHGEAKASGNLGNTLKVLGRYDEAVVCCQRHLDIAMDLHDKVGQARALYNFGNVYHAKGKTICWSGAEPGEFPEEVMTALRKAAEYYEANLSIVKELGDRAAQGRTYGNLGNTHYLLGDFRNAVASHEQRLQIAKEFGDRSAERRAYCNLGNAYIFLGEFEVAAEHYKRTLQLARLLKDRAVEAQACYSLGNTYTLLQDYDRAIDYHLKHLIIAQDLNDRIGEGRACWSLGNAHTALGNHDQAMHFAEKHLEISKETGDRSGELTARMNVSDLQMVLGLSYSTNNSTLSENPIKDMDYNLHGARPRMGRRHSMENLELMKLNPDKINAQKWNSDILTKQSKPTLAKSSSKLFFVSRLRSKKHKAGGSSKVLQDTSNTPQTPAQGPQKRASPDMLGDEGFFDLLSRFQSNRMDDQRCSIQEKSSSDSPARAMRKSVSESAAVAGLGSGSGSRLEDGGGAGGSLPGLRVHQNKSQAVLSHLMANADNAEPDDDFFNMLVKCQGSRLDDQRCAPPPARGPTVPDEDFFSLIMRSQAKRMDEQRVTLPSASRPCSN; this comes from the exons ATGGAGGCGTCCTGCCTGGAGCTGGCCCTGGAGGGGGAGCGGCTCTGTAAGGTGGCCGACTACAGCGCGGGGGTGTCCTTCTTTGAGGCGGCCATCCAAGTTGGCACTGAGGACCTGCAAGTGCTGAGTGCTATCTATAGCCAGCTGGGCAACGCCTACTTCCACCTGCATGACTACGCCAAGGCCTTGGAGTTCCACCATCATGATCTCACCTTGACCAG GACCATCGGGGACCAGCATGGAGAGGCTAAAGCCAGTGGTAACCTAGGCAACACGCTGAAGGTGTTGGGTAGGTATGATGAGGCTGTGGTCTGCTGTCAGAGGCACTTAGATATCGCCATGGACCTGCACGACAAG GTGGGGCAGGCGAGGGCGCTGTATAACTTTGGGAACGTGTATCATGCCAAAGGCAAGACCATCTGTTGGAGCGGGGCGGAGCCTGGAGAGTTCCCTGAGGAGGTCATGACTGCACTTAGGAAAGCAGCGGAATACTACGA AGCAAACTTATCCATAGTGAAGGAGCTTGGAGATCGTGCCGCCCAGGGCCGAACATACGGTAACCTTGGCAACACACACTACCTGTTAGGAGACTTCCGGAATGCAGTGGCATCACATGAACAG CGCCTCCAGATTGCCAAGGAGTTTGGCGACCGCTCGGCAGAGAGAAGGGCCTACTGCAACCTGGGGAACGCCTATATCTTTCTGGGGGAATTTGAAGTGGCAGCCGAGCATTACAA GAGGACTCTGCAGCTGGCCAGACTGCTGAAGGACCGGGCTGTAGAGGCTCAGGCCTGTTACAGTCTGGGAAACACCTACACATTGCTCCAGGACTACGATAGGGCCATAGACTACCACCTCAAACACCTCATCATCGCACAGGACCTCAACGACAGGATTGGTGAGGGCCGGGCGTGCTGGAGTTTAGGGAACGCTCACACAGCACTGGGGAACCATGACCAGGCCATGCACTTTGCTGAGAAACACCTGGAGATCTCCAAAGAG ACTGGTGACCGGAGTGGAGAGCTGACGGCCCGTATGAACGTGTCGGACCTGCAGATGGTGCTGGGGTTGAGCTACAGCACCAACAACTCCACCCTGTCTGAGAACCCCATCAAGGACATGGACTACAACCTGCACGGAGCCAGGCCCAGGATGGGCAGACGGCACAGCATGGAAAACCTGGAGCTCATGAAACTCAACCCAGACAAGATCAAT GCTCAGAAGTGGAACAGTGACATCCTGACCAAGCAGTCTAAACCCACTCTGGCTAAGAGCTCCTCCAAGCTGTTCTTCGTCAGCCGTCTGCGTAGCAAGAAGCACAAGGCTGGGGGCTCCAGTAAAGTCCTGCAAGACACCAGTAACACCCCACAGACCCCCGCACAGGGACCACAGAAG AGGGCCAGTCCAGACATGCTCGGGGACGAGGGCTTCTTTGACCTGCTGAGTCGTTTCCAGAGCAACAGGATGGACGACCAGCGCTGTTCCATACAGGAAAAGAGCTCCTCTGACTCTCCAGCCAGAGCCATGAGGAAAT cggTGTCAGAGTCAGCGGCTGTAGCAGGCCTGGGCTCTGGGTCGGGTTCCCGATTGGAGGACGGTGGAGGTGCTGGGGGTAGTTTGCCAGGCCTTCGGGTCCACCAGAACAAAAGCCAGGCTGTTCTCAGCCACCTGATGGCCAACGCAGATAACGCTGAGCCTGACGACGACTTCTTCAACATGCTCGTCAAGTGCCAG GGTTCCCGTCTGGACGACCAGCGCTGCGCCCCTCCCCCAGCCCGTGGCCCCACCGTCCCAGACGAGGACTTCTTCAGCCTCATCATGAGGTCCCAGGCCAAACGCATGGACGAGCAGCGGGTCACCCTGCCCTCCGCATCAAGGCCCTGCTCCAACTGA